One Phocoena sinus isolate mPhoSin1 chromosome 13, mPhoSin1.pri, whole genome shotgun sequence DNA segment encodes these proteins:
- the RHOB gene encoding rho-related GTP-binding protein RhoB has translation MAAIRKKLVVVGDGACGKTCLLIVFSKDEFPEVYVPTVFENYVADIEVDGKQVELALWDTAGQEDYDRLRPLSYPDTDVILMCFSVDSPDSLENIPEKWVPEVKHFCPNVPIILVANKKDLRSDEHVRTELARMKQEPVRTDDGRAMAVRIQAYDYLECSAKTKEGVREVFETATRAALQKRYGSQNGCINCCKVL, from the coding sequence ATGGCGGCCATCCGTAAGAAGCTGGTGGTGGTGGGCGACGGCGCGTGCGGCAAGACGTGCCTGCTGATCGTGTTCAGTAAGGACGAGTTCCCCGAGGTGTACGTGCCCACCGTCTTCGAGAACTATGTGGCCGACATCGAGGTGGACGGCAAGCAGGTGGAGCTGGCGCTGTGGGACACGGCGGGCCAGGAGGACTACGACCGCCTGCGGCCACTCTCCTACCCGGACACCGACGTGATCCTCATGTGCTTCTCGGTGGACAGCCCGGATTCGCTGGAGAACATCCCCGAGAAGTGGGTGCCCGAGGTGAAGCACTTCTGTCCTAATGTGCCCATCATCCTGGTGGCCAACAAGAAAGACCTACGCAGCGACGAGCACGTCCGCACAGAGCTGGCGCGCATGAAGCAGGAACCGGTGCGCACGGATGACGGCCGTGCCATGGCCGTGCGCATCCAAGCCTACGACTACCTCGAGTGCTCGGCCAAGACCAAGGAGGGCGTGCGCGAGGTCTTCGAGACGGCCACGCGCGCCGCGCTGCAGAAGCGCTACGGCTCCCAGAACGGCTGCATCAACTGCTGCAAGGTGCTATGA